Proteins encoded together in one Solanum lycopersicum chromosome 7, SLM_r2.1 window:
- the LOC101260555 gene encoding protein yippee-like At5g53940 isoform X3 — protein sequence MMLRSLRCSSGRAYLFNEVVNITFGEAEERTLLSGMHTVMDIFCVRCGQIVGWKYVKSHEESQKYKEGKFVLEGIRIVEGEFDSEFYIDTRSSSSDDEDGDTV from the exons ATGATGCTAAGG TCTTTACGTTGCAGCAGTGGAAGAGCATACCTGTTCAATGAAGT GGTAAATATAACTTTTGGAGAGGCTGAGGAGAGGACGTTGCTTTCTGGAATGCACACTGTGATGGATATATTTTGTGTTCGCTGTGGGCAGATTGTTGGCTGGAAATAT GTGAAATCCCATGAGGAAAGCCAGAAGTACAAGGAAGGGAAATTTGTCCTTGAAGG GATCAGGATCGTTGAGGGTGAATTTGATTCTGAATTCTACATTGATACTCGTTCAAGCTCAAGTGATGATGAAGATGGAGATACAGTGTAA
- the LOC101260555 gene encoding protein yippee-like At5g53940 isoform X1, with protein MGRLFLVHPEGKTWNCKFCDAKLGHVSSLVTKSLRCSSGRAYLFNEVVNITFGEAEERTLLSGMHTVMDIFCVRCGQIVGWKYVKSHEESQKYKEGKFVLEGIRIVEGEFDSEFYIDTRSSSSDDEDGDTV; from the exons ATGGGGAGATTATTTTTGGTTCATCCTGAAGGCAAAACATGGAATTGCAAATTCTGCGATGCCAAACTTGGTCACGTTAGTTCACTTGTTACAAAG TCTTTACGTTGCAGCAGTGGAAGAGCATACCTGTTCAATGAAGT GGTAAATATAACTTTTGGAGAGGCTGAGGAGAGGACGTTGCTTTCTGGAATGCACACTGTGATGGATATATTTTGTGTTCGCTGTGGGCAGATTGTTGGCTGGAAATAT GTGAAATCCCATGAGGAAAGCCAGAAGTACAAGGAAGGGAAATTTGTCCTTGAAGG GATCAGGATCGTTGAGGGTGAATTTGATTCTGAATTCTACATTGATACTCGTTCAAGCTCAAGTGATGATGAAGATGGAGATACAGTGTAA